One window of Medicago truncatula cultivar Jemalong A17 chromosome 2, MtrunA17r5.0-ANR, whole genome shotgun sequence genomic DNA carries:
- the LOC25487621 gene encoding short-chain dehydrogenase reductase 3a isoform X2 — protein MSKQRLEGKVAIVTGAASGIGAEAVKIFVENGAFVVIADINDELGHQLATSIGLDKVSYHHCDVREEKQVEEIVAFTLERYGTLDIMFSNAAATIKHASRVMVERKIRGSIICTASVAGFVGRCAGHDYTASKHGLIGLVRSACGELGAYGIRVNSISPYAVATPLACRALDMVPSEVEAVGLDYANLQGITLKAAHIAETALFLASDESAYISGHNLVVDGGFSVINRCLPSIKKQ, from the exons GTTGGAGGGTAAGGTAGCTATAGTGACTGGGGCAGCAAGTGGAATAGGAGCAGAAGCAGTAAAGATATTTGTGGAAAATGGAGCATTTGTAGTCATAGCAGATATCAATGATGAATTGGGTCACCAACTTGCAACTTCAATTGGGTTAGACAAAGTGAGTTACCACCACTGTGACGTGAGAGAGGAGAAACAAGTTGAGGAAATTGTTGCTTTCACGTTGGAGAGATATGGTACCTTAGACATCATGTTCAGCAATGCTG CTGCAACTATCAAGCATGCTTCACGTGTAATGGTGGAAAGAAAAATACGAGGATCAATAATTTGCACAGCCAGTGTAGCTGGTTTTGTTGGTAGATGTGCAGGACATGATTATACAGCATCAAAACATGGTCTTATAGGCCTTGTTAGGTCAGCATGCGGTGAGCTTGGAGCTTATGGAATCAGAGTCAATTCAATCTCACCCTATGCTGTTGCTACACCTCTTGCATGTAGAGCACTGGACATGGTGCCGAGTGAAGTTGAAGCTGTTGGCCTTGATTATGCTAATTTGCAGGGAATTACATTGAAGGCTGCTCATATTGCAGAGACTGCTTTGTTTCTTGCATCTGATGAATCTGCTTATATTAGTGGACACAACTTGGTCGTTGATGGAGGCTTCTCAGTCATTAACCGGTGTCTTCCTagtattaaaaaacaataa
- the LOC25487621 gene encoding short-chain dehydrogenase reductase 3b isoform X1 — protein MSKQRLEGKVAIVTGAASGIGAEAVKIFVENGAFVVIADINDELGHQLATSIGLDKVSYHHCDVREEKQVEEIVAFTLERYGTLDIMFSNAGNAGPLSSILEFNLNEFDNTMAVNIRGAAATIKHASRVMVERKIRGSIICTASVAGFVGRCAGHDYTASKHGLIGLVRSACGELGAYGIRVNSISPYAVATPLACRALDMVPSEVEAVGLDYANLQGITLKAAHIAETALFLASDESAYISGHNLVVDGGFSVINRCLPSIKKQ, from the coding sequence GTTGGAGGGTAAGGTAGCTATAGTGACTGGGGCAGCAAGTGGAATAGGAGCAGAAGCAGTAAAGATATTTGTGGAAAATGGAGCATTTGTAGTCATAGCAGATATCAATGATGAATTGGGTCACCAACTTGCAACTTCAATTGGGTTAGACAAAGTGAGTTACCACCACTGTGACGTGAGAGAGGAGAAACAAGTTGAGGAAATTGTTGCTTTCACGTTGGAGAGATATGGTACCTTAGACATCATGTTCAGCAATGCTGGTAACGCTGGTCCTTTATCTAGCATACTAGAATTTAACCTAAATGAATTTGACAACACCATGGCTGTGAACATTCGTGGTGCAGCTGCAACTATCAAGCATGCTTCACGTGTAATGGTGGAAAGAAAAATACGAGGATCAATAATTTGCACAGCCAGTGTAGCTGGTTTTGTTGGTAGATGTGCAGGACATGATTATACAGCATCAAAACATGGTCTTATAGGCCTTGTTAGGTCAGCATGCGGTGAGCTTGGAGCTTATGGAATCAGAGTCAATTCAATCTCACCCTATGCTGTTGCTACACCTCTTGCATGTAGAGCACTGGACATGGTGCCGAGTGAAGTTGAAGCTGTTGGCCTTGATTATGCTAATTTGCAGGGAATTACATTGAAGGCTGCTCATATTGCAGAGACTGCTTTGTTTCTTGCATCTGATGAATCTGCTTATATTAGTGGACACAACTTGGTCGTTGATGGAGGCTTCTCAGTCATTAACCGGTGTCTTCCTagtattaaaaaacaataa